GAAGCCGAACAGGTCGTAGCGCGGCAGCTTGAGGGCGTCAATGAAGTCAATGGCGTCCAGGGCCATCTGCTGGATGGTGCTGGGGGTGGTGCCGGTGGAGCCGCCGACGCCGACGTTGTCCACGAGGATGACCTCGCGCTTGGCAGCAATGGTGTCGATGAGCTGAGGGTCCCAGGAGTCGAGGGTGCCGCGGAAGTGCTGGAAGAAGACCAGCGGCACGCTGCCGGCGCTGGGGTGGCCGAAGCGGCGGTACTGGTAGGTGACGCCGCCTGCGGCCGTGATGCGCAGGTTGGGGGCGGTGCTGGCGCTCTCGGTGCTCTGCGTCTGGGTGACCGCGTGGCGCGTCGGGCGCGAGCTGTCGCCCGCGGCGGTGGCCATGTTCGGCACCGCGCCGGCGACAGCGGCAACGACCGACATGATGGCCAGGGCTGTCGCAGCGCGCCGGGAGATACGGATACGTCGCTTGGTTGAGGACATGCTGATTCCTTGGGGTCGGGCCGGAGGTCTCTCCCGGCGCGTTGAATCTGCCGTGCGCTGCGCGTGCGGATGTTCTGCGGGACGCACGGATCGTGGGGGCTGTTCCTGACCCGGCGACTCGTCGAGCCGGGCCCGCCGCCGTACGGACCTGAAGGCCCTGATGGGTCGGGTGACCTCACGATCGGATCGGGCCCGGAGGTCATGGCCTGCACGAGTGTGGGGAGCGGGGAGTGACGGCGCCGGTGAGCCGGGGGGTTGAAGAAACTCCCGTGGAAATCGACGTGTGCGAAGGTTCCTGGGCAGCTGGCTCTCAGGGCAGTTCCGGGTAGAGCGCCGTGACGCCTCCGGCCAGTCCGGCCTGGACCTGACGGCTGATGTCGTCCGCGAGGATCTCGTACGCGTCGGCGGCGATGCCGTCGACGGCGAGCCGGGCGACCTCGGCGGGGGCGGTCTTGGCTCCGGAGACCTCCCGGATCATGTCGGTGTCCATGGGCCCGACGTGCAGCCCGGCCACCCGGATGCCCTGCTCGGCGAGTTGGGCGCGCAGTGCGTTGGTGAGCGACCACTCGGCGGACTTGGCGGCGCAGTAGGCGCCGGACTGCGGGAAGCTGAACCAGCTCAGGACTGACAGGATGTTCAGGATGGTGCCGCCACCGTTGGCCGCGATCTGGGGTGCGAAGGCGCGGACCACGGAGAGGGTGCCGAAGTAGTGGGTGTCCATCTCCAGGCGGACGTTGTCCAGGTCACCCGCGAGCAGGTCGGTG
Above is a genomic segment from Streptomyces sp. SLBN-31 containing:
- a CDS encoding SDR family oxidoreductase, encoding MDLSTSTVLVTGANRGLGRALAAELLSRGATVYAGARNPDKVDLPGVRPIALDITDPDSVAAAAKATGDVTVLINNAGIGTTTDLLAGDLDNVRLEMDTHYFGTLSVVRAFAPQIAANGGGTILNILSVLSWFSFPQSGAYCAAKSAEWSLTNALRAQLAEQGIRVAGLHVGPMDTDMIREVSGAKTAPAEVARLAVDGIAADAYEILADDISRQVQAGLAGGVTALYPELP